Proteins from one Juglans microcarpa x Juglans regia isolate MS1-56 chromosome 6S, Jm3101_v1.0, whole genome shotgun sequence genomic window:
- the LOC121237631 gene encoding uncharacterized protein LOC121237631 isoform X1, with amino-acid sequence MLEPELCSSRILSPFREESGDEELSVLPRHTKVIVTGNNRTKSVLVGLQGVVKKAVGLGGWHWLVLKNGVEVKLQRNALSVLEHPTGHEEDDDRDYDISSSSSDIGEKDNDFSTSIEFHKINKPRIRTKPWVSSASAKSTNRGSYREVQSIHATQLRVNLGKLGTDSLWRYCRHFKLVSSSFSSIKGTAA; translated from the exons TGGAACCTGAGCTATGTTCTTCTCGGATTCTTTCGCCTTTTCGCGAGGAAAGTGGGGACGAGGAACTTTCCGTGCTTCCCAGACACACCAAGGTTATTGTTACTGGAAACAACAGAACAAAGTCTGTGTTGGTGGGTTTACAAGGCGTGGTCAAGAAGGCTGTTGGCCTCGGAGGTTGGCATTGGCTG GTTCTGAAAAACGGGGTTGAAGTGAAGCTGCAAAGGAATGCATTGAGTGTTCTGGAACATCCTACAGGgcatgaagaagatgatgaccgTGATTATGATATCTCTAGCAGCAGTTCTGATATTGGTGAAAAGGATAATGATTTCT CTACTAGTATTGAGTTCCACAAAATTAACAAGCCAAGAATTCGGACAAAGCCTTGGGTCTCATCTGCATCAGCTAAGTCAACCAATCGTGGCAGTTACAGAGAAGTTCAATCGATTCATGCAACTCAACTG AGGGTGAACCTGGGAAAATTGGGTACAGACTCATTGTGGAGATATTGCAGACACTTCAAGCTT GTTAGCAGCAGTTTTTCATCCATCAAGGGAACAGCTGCTTAA
- the LOC121237631 gene encoding uncharacterized protein LOC121237631 isoform X2 produces MSDQVLKNGVEVKLQRNALSVLEHPTGHEEDDDRDYDISSSSSDIGEKDNDFSTSIEFHKINKPRIRTKPWVSSASAKSTNRGSYREVQSIHATQLRVNLGKLGTDSLWRYCRHFKLVSSSFSSIKGTAA; encoded by the exons ATGTCTGACCAA GTTCTGAAAAACGGGGTTGAAGTGAAGCTGCAAAGGAATGCATTGAGTGTTCTGGAACATCCTACAGGgcatgaagaagatgatgaccgTGATTATGATATCTCTAGCAGCAGTTCTGATATTGGTGAAAAGGATAATGATTTCT CTACTAGTATTGAGTTCCACAAAATTAACAAGCCAAGAATTCGGACAAAGCCTTGGGTCTCATCTGCATCAGCTAAGTCAACCAATCGTGGCAGTTACAGAGAAGTTCAATCGATTCATGCAACTCAACTG AGGGTGAACCTGGGAAAATTGGGTACAGACTCATTGTGGAGATATTGCAGACACTTCAAGCTT GTTAGCAGCAGTTTTTCATCCATCAAGGGAACAGCTGCTTAA
- the LOC121237626 gene encoding probable E3 ubiquitin-protein ligase RHB1A isoform X1, producing MGGCCCCSSKGTELNTTTAYYYYPRASEEHVPLSSDHGGASVLSTGLLVDTNLDTSIPDTYRPPPVPMPYDVVLGRPQTPPVAQEICTNKTDAAVLTTNSDSVQESAAGDTLEISAKCEALKEPGCKTQINFEFDSVKGEVELSKSVEPVISASEEEDCPVCLEGDVLTATPFNIQMNMTQRIQKSPQCVSMIFTLHAFLSGWREVTLVLYVIRK from the exons ATGGGAGGTTGCTGCTGTTGTTCCTCTAAAGGAACAGAATTGAACACAACAACAGCATATTATTAC TACCCAAGAGCATCAGAAGAGCATGTACCTCTATCATCTGACCATGGAGGTGCCTCTGTACTCTCTACAGGGCTCCTTGTGGATACAAATCTGGATACATCAATCCCTGACACGTATAGACCACCTCCGGTACCTATGCCATATGATGTGGTTTTAGGGCGTCCTCAAACTCCACCCGTGGCTCAAGAAATTTGCACCAACAAGACTGATGCAGCAGTGCTAACAACAAATTCTGATTCTGTTCAAGAAAGTGCTGCTGGCGACACTCTAGAAATTTCAGCAAAGTGTGAAGCTCTGAAGGAACCAGGATGCAAAACACAAatcaattttgaatttgattcgGTTAAAGGGGAAGTTGAACTTTCAAAGTCAGTGGAACCTGTTATTTCTGCCTCAGAGGAAGAGGATTGTCCCGTTTGCTTGGAAGGTGATGTCCTTACTGCAACTccattcaacattcaaatg AATATGACGCAGAGAATCCAAAAATCACCACAATGTGTGAGCATGATTTTCACCTTGCATGCATTCTT